One window of Hymenobacter sp. BRD128 genomic DNA carries:
- a CDS encoding DUF4175 family protein, giving the protein MTMVADRPASAAGVSSTDFPALVQVRAEMDAYKRKFYLSLLVRGGLIAAALLLSLFVVFNTLEYFLYLPTTVRAGLLFTFLALAVYAVGRWLWQPLAALANLRRLLSDEQAARQVGELFPQVQDRLLNALQLQGQARGNELLLASLEQRAAQLQGVSFSQGIDIQQQSRPLWKYVLPPLAVLLLALAFFPGFITQSTSRIWHYRRHYSRPAPFDFVVKNRELKVFKGENFTLDVAVAGKALPASLSLLTEGGAERPLAPVPGHQGEFRYTFEQPAADVTFQLSGAGFVSDEYHLTVLERPDLRDFTVRVTYPAYTGRAAETLRNGGNLTVPEGSQLRWEFSTAATEALALRFDNPAEMVQASQQGESFVAERWALRSQPYLVLLRNAAATNANPISYQLTVVPDAPPSLTVEAFSDTTSLRYLALGGSATDDYGLTALRLHYRLHRGDSKASGGFTSRPLGLPSGAGGTYSYTWNLAPLAMQPGDRLEYFVEAVDNDGIHGPKNTRSRPLEFRLPSWRELDKQLASQANSVASQLSSAAKQSKQLERELAQSQDKLKTKRDLSRQDRKQLEDMLDQKQQLDQQVQAMQKQFEQLQKQQDQLSPKSEELAQKAEELKKLMNDLLDPETKKLYDKLQKLLEQQKQPDAEMQKLLQQLENKENTLQKELDRALEMFKQMQFEQKAEQTADRLDQLAKEEEKLAEKTAENDKNNPDNKQSAEQQKAENQKLQQEQAQKRQEFEQLKKDMADLKQQDKEMGDQNDMDEQKPDQQQTDQDMQDGEQQLSKNQNQKASQSQKAAAERMKKMARKMKDQMSDDEEQKKQQNIDGLRDILDNLVTLSFDQEKLMKDFRVVDQTDPRFVQLGQTQRKLRDDSQIIQDSLYALAKKEPRIQSFVTREVGEMNGRMDESLTHIKQRDVPRATTTQQQAMTSINNLALMLSDALKQMQQDLQQMKGQGQGPPQPGSGKGKKKGKGSSPGPGSLGKMQQQLNEQIQQLQQSGKTGRALSQELAKLAGQQQMLRQAMQQLGNLQPGGSKPGGKEGGKDGQGNKPGQEKDGQGGGGNAAEMKKMMEQTETDLVNKRLTEETIQRQRQILTRLLEAEKSARERDQDTKREAQAAQNHPPVFPPAFQKYKAAAPEQQTEILRRQQPALTPYYQQKVSEYFQKTR; this is encoded by the coding sequence ATGACGATGGTAGCGGACCGGCCGGCTTCGGCCGCCGGGGTTTCTTCGACTGATTTTCCGGCCCTGGTCCAGGTGCGGGCCGAGATGGATGCCTACAAGCGCAAGTTTTACCTGAGCCTGCTGGTGCGCGGCGGGCTGATAGCGGCGGCGCTGCTGCTGAGCTTATTCGTGGTGTTTAATACCCTCGAATACTTCCTGTACCTGCCCACGACGGTGCGGGCGGGCTTGCTGTTCACCTTCTTAGCTTTGGCCGTGTACGCGGTGGGCCGCTGGCTGTGGCAACCCCTAGCGGCGCTCGCCAACCTGCGCCGCCTGCTCTCGGACGAGCAGGCCGCCCGGCAGGTGGGCGAGCTGTTTCCGCAGGTGCAGGACCGGCTTTTGAACGCCCTGCAGCTGCAAGGCCAGGCCCGCGGCAACGAGCTGCTGCTGGCTAGCCTCGAGCAGCGCGCCGCCCAGCTGCAAGGCGTATCCTTTAGCCAGGGTATTGATATTCAGCAGCAAAGCCGGCCACTGTGGAAGTACGTGCTGCCGCCGCTGGCCGTGCTGCTGCTGGCGCTGGCGTTTTTCCCAGGCTTCATCACGCAGAGTACCAGCCGCATCTGGCACTACCGGCGCCACTACTCGCGGCCCGCGCCGTTCGATTTTGTGGTGAAGAACCGGGAGCTGAAAGTATTCAAGGGCGAGAATTTTACGCTTGATGTAGCCGTAGCTGGCAAAGCGCTGCCCGCTAGCCTAAGCCTGCTGACGGAGGGCGGCGCCGAGCGCCCGCTCGCCCCGGTGCCGGGCCACCAGGGCGAGTTTCGCTACACCTTCGAGCAGCCGGCCGCCGATGTCACTTTTCAACTCAGCGGCGCGGGCTTCGTCTCGGATGAATACCACCTCACGGTGCTGGAGCGGCCCGATTTGCGCGACTTCACGGTGCGCGTGACTTACCCGGCCTACACCGGCCGGGCCGCCGAAACCCTGCGCAACGGCGGCAACCTCACCGTGCCCGAGGGCAGCCAATTGCGCTGGGAATTCAGCACCGCTGCCACCGAGGCGCTGGCCCTGCGCTTCGACAACCCCGCCGAAATGGTGCAGGCTAGCCAGCAGGGCGAAAGCTTCGTGGCCGAGCGCTGGGCGCTGCGCTCGCAGCCCTACCTGGTGCTGCTGCGCAACGCCGCCGCTACCAATGCCAACCCCATCAGCTACCAGCTCACGGTGGTGCCCGATGCGCCGCCCAGCCTCACGGTGGAGGCGTTTTCGGATACGACTTCGCTGCGCTACCTGGCGCTGGGCGGCTCGGCTACTGATGATTATGGCCTGACTGCCTTGCGCTTGCACTACCGCTTGCATCGGGGCGACTCGAAGGCCAGCGGCGGCTTCACCAGTCGGCCGCTAGGCCTGCCGAGCGGCGCGGGCGGCACCTATTCGTATACCTGGAACCTGGCACCGCTGGCCATGCAGCCCGGCGACCGCCTCGAATATTTTGTAGAAGCGGTAGATAACGACGGCATTCACGGCCCCAAAAACACGCGCTCGCGGCCGTTAGAATTCCGGCTGCCGAGCTGGCGCGAGCTCGATAAGCAATTGGCCTCGCAGGCCAACTCGGTGGCTAGCCAGCTGAGCTCGGCCGCCAAGCAGAGCAAGCAGCTGGAGCGCGAGCTGGCCCAGAGCCAGGACAAGCTCAAGACCAAGCGCGACCTGAGCCGCCAGGACCGCAAACAGCTCGAAGACATGCTCGACCAGAAGCAGCAGCTCGACCAGCAGGTGCAGGCTATGCAAAAGCAGTTTGAGCAGTTGCAAAAGCAGCAGGACCAGCTCAGCCCCAAAAGCGAGGAGCTGGCCCAGAAAGCCGAGGAGCTGAAAAAGCTCATGAACGACCTGCTCGACCCCGAAACCAAGAAGCTCTACGACAAGCTGCAAAAGCTGCTGGAGCAGCAAAAGCAGCCCGACGCCGAGATGCAAAAGCTGCTGCAACAGCTCGAAAACAAAGAGAATACCTTGCAGAAAGAGCTGGACCGGGCACTCGAAATGTTTAAGCAGATGCAGTTTGAGCAGAAGGCCGAGCAAACCGCCGACCGCCTCGACCAGCTAGCCAAGGAAGAAGAAAAACTGGCCGAGAAAACGGCTGAAAACGATAAGAATAACCCTGACAATAAGCAGAGTGCTGAGCAGCAAAAAGCCGAAAACCAGAAGCTGCAACAAGAGCAGGCCCAGAAGCGCCAAGAGTTTGAGCAGCTGAAAAAGGATATGGCCGACCTCAAACAGCAGGATAAGGAAATGGGCGACCAGAACGACATGGATGAGCAAAAGCCCGACCAGCAGCAAACCGACCAGGACATGCAGGACGGCGAGCAGCAGCTCTCCAAAAACCAGAACCAGAAGGCTAGCCAGAGCCAGAAAGCCGCCGCCGAGCGCATGAAGAAAATGGCCCGCAAGATGAAGGACCAGATGAGCGACGACGAGGAACAGAAAAAGCAGCAGAACATCGACGGCCTGCGCGATATTCTGGACAACTTGGTGACGCTCAGCTTTGACCAGGAAAAGCTGATGAAAGACTTCCGGGTGGTGGACCAGACCGACCCGCGCTTTGTGCAGCTAGGGCAAACCCAGCGCAAGCTGCGCGACGACTCGCAGATTATCCAGGATTCGCTGTATGCCCTGGCCAAGAAAGAGCCGCGCATCCAGAGCTTCGTGACCCGCGAGGTGGGCGAGATGAATGGCCGCATGGACGAGAGCCTCACGCACATCAAGCAGCGCGACGTGCCCCGCGCCACCACCACCCAGCAGCAGGCCATGACCAGCATCAACAACCTGGCCCTCATGCTCTCCGATGCCCTCAAGCAGATGCAGCAAGACTTGCAGCAGATGAAAGGCCAGGGCCAGGGGCCGCCCCAGCCCGGCAGCGGCAAGGGTAAGAAGAAGGGCAAGGGCAGCTCGCCCGGCCCCGGCAGCCTGGGCAAGATGCAGCAGCAGCTCAATGAGCAGATTCAGCAGCTGCAGCAGAGCGGCAAAACAGGCCGCGCCCTTTCGCAGGAGCTGGCCAAGCTAGCCGGCCAGCAGCAGATGCTGCGCCAGGCCATGCAGCAGCTGGGTAACCTCCAGCCCGGCGGCAGCAAGCCCGGTGGCAAGGAGGGCGGCAAAGATGGCCAGGGCAACAAGCCCGGCCAGGAAAAAGATGGCCAGGGCGGCGGGGGCAACGCCGCCGAAATGAAGAAAATGATGGAGCAGACCGAAACCGACCTCGTCAACAAGCGCCTCACTGAAGAAACCATTCAGCGCCAGCGCCAGATACTGACGCGCCTGCTCGAAGCCGAAAAATCGGCCCGCGAGCGCGACCAGGATACCAAGCGCGAGGCTCAGGCGGCGCAAAACCACCCGCCGGTGTTTCCGCCGGCCTTCCAGAAGTATAAAGCGGCCGCCCCTGAGCAGCAAACAGAAATTTTACGTCGACAGCAGCCTGCTTTAACGCCTTATTATCAGCAGAAAGTGAGTGAGTATTTCCAAAAAACTCGCTAG
- a CDS encoding ATP-binding protein, which produces MKQVKIQIPSLVENIRVVESFIDNSKDTFQIEDDIYGNIMVAVTEAVNNAIRHGNKFDKDKNVYLSLYVNPNQLKFEIEDEGSGFDYNNLDDPTSPENLENPGGRGIFLIRHLADEVEFSKDGRRLELTFALHPASTPETAEQAAA; this is translated from the coding sequence ATGAAGCAGGTTAAAATTCAGATTCCGTCGCTCGTGGAAAATATCCGCGTCGTGGAAAGCTTCATTGATAATTCCAAGGATACGTTCCAGATTGAGGACGATATCTACGGCAACATCATGGTAGCCGTCACGGAAGCTGTAAACAACGCTATCCGCCACGGCAATAAGTTTGATAAAGACAAGAACGTCTACCTCTCGCTCTACGTCAACCCCAACCAGCTCAAGTTTGAGATTGAAGACGAAGGCTCGGGCTTTGACTACAATAATCTCGACGACCCGACCTCGCCCGAAAACCTGGAAAACCCCGGTGGACGCGGCATTTTTCTCATCCGCCACCTGGCCGATGAAGTCGAATTCAGCAAAGATGGTCGCCGCCTGGAGCTCACCTTCGCTCTGCACCCTGCCAGCACCCCCGAAACTGCCGAGCAAGCCGCCGCATGA
- the ybeY gene encoding rRNA maturation RNase YbeY, with the protein MSVPAAAGVRYFEAPGIEFVVEDVPEFGLHDAEDLVAWIERIAAVHEYRIAQLTFIFCTDEYLHKLNVEYLNHDTLTDIITFDNADDAEVLEGDIFISVERVADNAKDLNISFRDELHRVMIHGVLHLLGYHDKDLLSQTAMRRKEDYCLSLRTF; encoded by the coding sequence ATGAGCGTACCCGCCGCCGCCGGCGTGCGCTACTTCGAGGCGCCCGGCATTGAGTTCGTAGTGGAGGACGTGCCCGAATTCGGCCTGCACGATGCGGAGGACCTAGTGGCTTGGATTGAGCGCATCGCGGCGGTGCACGAGTACCGTATTGCGCAGCTCACGTTCATCTTTTGCACCGATGAGTACCTGCACAAACTGAACGTAGAGTATCTCAACCACGACACGCTCACCGACATCATCACCTTCGATAATGCCGACGATGCCGAGGTGCTGGAGGGCGACATTTTCATCAGCGTGGAGCGCGTAGCCGACAACGCCAAAGACCTGAACATCAGCTTCCGCGACGAGCTGCACCGCGTCATGATTCACGGCGTGCTGCACCTGCTGGGCTACCACGACAAGGACTTGCTGAGCCAGACGGCTATGCGCCGCAAGGAAGATTACTGCCTCTCGCTGCGCACCTTTTAG
- a CDS encoding GNAT family N-acetyltransferase encodes MSVALSRLPGDFLDYYLAQGYYRMGQNLFTCQFLPLETGLYTTHWLRLAVARVTYGPKQRQLFRLNERFEVAVRPFRLTPEYEALYARYYQSIDFDANPSLGDLLLEGSPHNIFDTHVLEVRDGERLIAAGVFDSGTESIAGIVNFYDPAYHKHSLGKYLMLLKLEHARRHRLAYYYPGYLVHGYPKFDYKLFACLAATEVFNARTHQWRPFSWEEVNREATRLLADREARDLAEETE; translated from the coding sequence ATGAGTGTCGCGCTTTCCCGCTTGCCCGGCGATTTTCTGGATTATTACCTCGCCCAAGGCTATTACCGCATGGGGCAAAACCTGTTTACCTGCCAGTTTTTGCCCCTCGAAACCGGCCTTTACACCACCCACTGGCTACGCTTGGCCGTGGCTAGGGTCACCTACGGCCCCAAGCAGCGCCAGCTGTTTCGGCTCAATGAGCGGTTTGAAGTAGCCGTGCGGCCGTTTCGACTCACGCCCGAATACGAAGCGCTGTATGCGCGCTATTATCAGTCAATTGACTTCGACGCCAACCCCTCGCTAGGGGACTTGTTGCTGGAAGGCAGCCCGCACAACATCTTCGACACCCACGTGCTGGAAGTGCGCGACGGCGAGCGCCTCATCGCGGCCGGTGTCTTCGACAGCGGCACCGAGAGCATCGCGGGCATCGTCAATTTTTACGACCCTGCCTACCATAAGCACAGTCTGGGGAAGTATTTGATGCTGCTCAAGTTGGAGCACGCCCGCCGCCACCGGCTAGCCTATTATTACCCCGGCTACTTGGTGCATGGCTACCCCAAGTTTGACTACAAGCTCTTTGCCTGCCTGGCGGCTACCGAGGTTTTTAATGCCCGCACGCACCAGTGGCGGCCCTTCAGCTGGGAGGAGGTAAACCGGGAAGCCACGCGCCTGCTAGCCGACCGCGAGGCCCGCGACCTGGCGGAGGAGACGGAGTAA
- a CDS encoding GNAT family N-acetyltransferase, producing MLRLVRTTSENPDFRALVQLLDRELAARDGADATFYAQYNKIDLIKHAVVAYEADEPVGCGAFKEFADDAVEVKRMFVQPAHRQRGVAQAVLAELERWAGELGYTSCVLETGKRQPEAIALYQRCGYVRTPNYGQYVGVENSVCMRKSLSR from the coding sequence ATGCTTCGCCTCGTTCGCACCACTTCTGAAAATCCCGATTTCCGCGCCCTGGTACAGCTGCTCGACCGCGAGCTAGCCGCACGCGACGGCGCCGACGCCACTTTCTACGCCCAGTACAACAAGATTGACCTCATCAAGCACGCGGTAGTGGCGTATGAGGCCGACGAGCCGGTGGGCTGCGGCGCTTTCAAAGAATTTGCGGACGACGCGGTGGAAGTCAAGCGCATGTTTGTGCAACCCGCGCACCGGCAGCGGGGCGTAGCCCAGGCGGTGCTGGCCGAGTTGGAGCGCTGGGCTGGCGAACTAGGCTACACCAGTTGCGTGCTCGAAACCGGCAAGCGCCAGCCCGAAGCCATCGCGCTATACCAACGCTGTGGCTACGTGCGCACGCCCAACTACGGGCAATACGTGGGCGTGGAAAACAGCGTGTGCATGCGGAAGTCGCTGAGCCGCTAG